In Streptomyces puniciscabiei, a single genomic region encodes these proteins:
- a CDS encoding FAD-dependent oxidoreductase — protein MIGAGPYGLSVAAHLRAAGVPVRIFGEVMGSWRHAMATGMFLKSTPDATDLSAPELGGRLSDFRRVRGESELTELTPIPCDVFVRYGQWFQKRYVGDVEPARVASVDRGPSSSGFAVGLDDGRQLTAAAVVVATGLNGLAYIPKELLRLVPEGPGAGALVSHTSHHSDLSRYAGQRIAVVGGGQSALESAALLHEAGAHVQVLVRERRVLWGSVPQLGRPWPQRLAQPASPLGTGWTLAAVCRAPGGVRRLPAAARLLLFRRALGPSGGWWLRDRVEDVVPVRTSSRVTHAEASGSTARLELTMPGGSEGLAVDHVLAATGYRLDIDALAFLVPTLRRRVVCVPGSKAPQLTRTFETSVPGLYVAGSLAAPTFGPMMRFVAGTEYAAARIAHDAARWVVAP, from the coding sequence GTGATCGGCGCTGGCCCGTACGGGTTGTCGGTGGCCGCTCATCTGCGGGCCGCCGGGGTTCCAGTGCGGATTTTCGGGGAGGTGATGGGCAGTTGGCGGCATGCCATGGCCACGGGGATGTTCCTGAAGTCGACCCCAGACGCCACCGACCTGTCGGCACCCGAGCTGGGCGGACGGCTATCCGACTTCCGCAGGGTGCGCGGTGAGTCGGAGCTGACGGAACTGACACCGATCCCGTGCGACGTGTTCGTGCGTTACGGGCAGTGGTTCCAGAAGCGGTACGTCGGTGACGTGGAACCGGCCAGGGTCGCCAGCGTCGACCGCGGCCCAAGCTCTTCCGGGTTCGCCGTAGGACTCGACGACGGCCGGCAGCTGACGGCGGCGGCCGTCGTGGTGGCGACCGGATTGAACGGACTGGCGTACATACCGAAGGAGTTGCTCCGCCTCGTGCCCGAGGGACCGGGAGCCGGGGCATTGGTGTCGCACACCAGCCACCACAGCGACCTGTCGCGGTATGCCGGACAGCGGATCGCGGTCGTCGGGGGAGGCCAGTCCGCACTGGAGAGCGCCGCGCTGCTGCATGAGGCCGGAGCCCACGTGCAGGTGCTGGTGCGGGAGCGGCGCGTTCTGTGGGGCTCGGTTCCGCAGCTTGGCCGACCGTGGCCGCAGCGGCTCGCGCAGCCCGCCTCACCCCTGGGGACGGGCTGGACACTCGCCGCGGTCTGCCGGGCACCAGGCGGGGTGCGACGGCTCCCCGCTGCCGCCCGGCTGCTGTTGTTCCGCCGGGCGCTGGGGCCCTCGGGCGGCTGGTGGCTGCGCGACCGGGTCGAGGATGTCGTGCCGGTGCGCACCTCGTCCCGCGTCACCCACGCCGAGGCATCCGGCTCCACTGCCCGGCTGGAACTCACCATGCCGGGTGGTTCGGAGGGGCTGGCTGTCGACCACGTGCTGGCTGCCACCGGCTACCGCCTCGACATCGACGCGCTTGCGTTTCTCGTCCCTACGCTACGGCGGCGCGTCGTCTGTGTGCCCGGCTCCAAGGCCCCTCAGCTGACCAGGACGTTCGAAACATCCGTGCCTGGTCTGTACGTCGCTGGTTCGCTGGCCGCCCCGACGTTCGGCCCCATGATGCGCTTCGTTGCCGGAACGGAGTACGCCGCCGCTCGCATAGCCCACGATGCCGCCCGATGGGTCGTCGCTCCATAA
- a CDS encoding carbonic anhydrase: MTEIKTPTPRDAFDLLLAGNQRFVAGVPEHPNQDAARRAEIAPSQQPFAVLFGCSDSRLAAEIIFDRGLGDLFVVRTAGHVMGPEVLGSIEYGVDILGCPLVIVLGHDSCGAVGAACAALEDGMAPAGYIRDVVERVTPSVLAARAAGQVEPEEVLAEHIRHTVDLLLDRSRVLAEKVAAGQAAVVGLCYRLSDGSAQLVASRGLDAAVPAAS; encoded by the coding sequence CGCCTTCGATCTGCTGCTGGCCGGTAACCAGCGCTTTGTCGCCGGCGTCCCCGAGCACCCCAATCAGGACGCCGCCCGCCGCGCTGAGATCGCACCGTCCCAGCAGCCCTTCGCGGTGCTGTTCGGGTGTTCCGACTCCCGGCTGGCCGCCGAGATCATCTTCGACCGCGGCCTGGGCGACCTCTTCGTGGTCCGCACCGCCGGCCACGTCATGGGCCCGGAGGTGCTGGGCAGCATCGAGTACGGCGTAGACATCCTGGGCTGTCCGCTGGTGATCGTGCTCGGTCACGACTCGTGCGGCGCGGTCGGCGCTGCGTGCGCCGCGCTGGAGGACGGCATGGCACCGGCCGGGTACATCCGGGACGTCGTCGAGCGCGTTACTCCCAGCGTGCTGGCTGCGCGGGCCGCCGGACAGGTTGAGCCCGAGGAGGTCCTGGCCGAGCACATAAGGCACACCGTCGACCTGCTGCTGGACCGCTCCCGGGTCCTGGCCGAGAAGGTCGCCGCCGGCCAGGCCGCCGTGGTGGGCCTGTGCTACCGCCTGTCCGACGGCAGTGCACAGCTCGTCGCCTCTCGCGGCCTCGACGCGGCGGTCCCTGCCGCGTCCTGA
- a CDS encoding DUF317 domain-containing protein: MTVAPVSPGFSTTVEALRLREWQLGPGQPTLVMDQFSAEDFHLIVDDRADVHVSSKDGRFYLGWFPLGRPGTDGEGWKIAVTGTAKVRGYHLSFDTETPADIVAAAVARVLETSRPL; the protein is encoded by the coding sequence GTGACCGTAGCTCCCGTGAGCCCTGGCTTCTCCACCACCGTCGAGGCCCTGCGGCTGCGCGAGTGGCAGCTCGGTCCTGGCCAGCCCACGCTGGTCATGGACCAGTTCTCCGCGGAGGACTTCCACCTGATCGTGGATGACCGCGCGGACGTGCACGTCAGCTCCAAGGACGGCCGGTTCTACCTCGGCTGGTTCCCGCTCGGCCGCCCCGGCACGGACGGCGAGGGATGGAAGATCGCCGTCACCGGCACGGCCAAGGTGCGTGGCTACCACCTGTCGTTCGACACCGAGACGCCGGCGGACATCGTCGCCGCCGCCGTGGCGCGCGTGCTGGAGACCTCACGCCCCCTATGA
- a CDS encoding L-threonylcarbamoyladenylate synthase, with protein sequence MTASTSDIEKAAEVLRAGGLVALPTETVYGLGANAEDPAAVSRIFQVKGRPPSHPLIVHIGGAELLDDWVQEVPQAARLLAEHFWPGPLTLVLRRGPRVPLEAIGGLQTVAVRVPDHPVALALLSAFGGGVTAPSANRFGSVSPTTADHVRAELGEAVDFVLDGGPCSVGVESTIVDVTGDAASILRPGGVTREDLEAVLGYPLAVPSTSRVRVPGQHPSHYAPRARVVLVEREKVVAEAELAQELGHQVGVFLPDGFADAAVKVHAVVAVPGSVAAYARGLYGFLRELDQQGCDLIIASLPVEEGLGLAIANRLRRAAGPRPTM encoded by the coding sequence GTGACGGCAAGTACCAGTGACATCGAGAAGGCGGCCGAGGTGCTGCGTGCCGGCGGCCTGGTGGCCCTCCCGACCGAGACCGTCTACGGTCTGGGCGCCAACGCCGAGGACCCCGCCGCCGTCTCGCGTATCTTCCAAGTCAAGGGGCGTCCGCCCTCCCACCCGCTGATCGTCCACATCGGCGGCGCGGAACTGCTGGACGACTGGGTCCAGGAGGTGCCCCAGGCAGCGCGCCTGCTGGCCGAACACTTCTGGCCGGGACCACTCACGCTGGTCCTGCGGCGCGGTCCCCGCGTGCCCCTCGAAGCGATCGGTGGCCTCCAGACGGTGGCCGTGCGTGTTCCCGACCACCCCGTCGCACTGGCGCTCCTGTCAGCCTTCGGCGGTGGTGTCACGGCCCCGTCTGCCAACCGCTTCGGCTCGGTCAGCCCCACAACGGCGGACCATGTCCGTGCCGAGCTCGGCGAAGCGGTCGACTTCGTGCTGGATGGCGGTCCCTGCTCGGTCGGTGTCGAGTCGACCATTGTCGACGTCACGGGCGATGCCGCAAGCATCCTGCGGCCGGGCGGGGTAACGCGCGAGGACCTCGAAGCGGTGCTGGGCTATCCGCTTGCGGTTCCCTCGACCAGCCGTGTCCGGGTGCCGGGCCAGCATCCGTCGCACTACGCGCCGCGGGCGCGGGTCGTCCTCGTCGAGCGGGAGAAGGTCGTCGCCGAGGCGGAGCTGGCGCAGGAGCTGGGGCACCAGGTGGGTGTCTTTCTGCCTGATGGCTTCGCCGACGCTGCGGTGAAGGTGCACGCCGTGGTGGCGGTCCCCGGTTCGGTGGCCGCCTATGCGCGCGGGCTGTACGGGTTCCTGCGCGAGCTCGACCAGCAAGGGTGCGACCTCATCATCGCGTCCTTGCCGGTGGAGGAGGGACTGGGACTGGCGATCGCCAACCGGCTCCGCCGCGCCGCAGGGCCCCGGCCCACTATGTGA